A segment of the Gemmatimonadales bacterium genome:
CCAAAGGTGGCAGGCGATGAGCGGACGATCGGTGGAGCACGCCAGTTTCGTCGTCGAGCGCAAGTACGAGGCGCTACCCGAGCGTGCTTTTGCGGCCTGGGCCGATCGGGAGGCGAAGGCGCGCTGGTACGTCGACGCCGATGCGCATCTCGAGCTCGACTTCCGCGTCGGCGGGCGGGAACGCAGCCAGGGCATCGCGCCGGATGGCAGGGCCTACAGCTACAACGCGCTCTTCCAGGACATCGTTCCGGCCGAGCGCATCGTCTA
Coding sequences within it:
- a CDS encoding SRPBCC family protein — protein: MSGRSVEHASFVVERKYEALPERAFAAWADREAKARWYVDADAHLELDFRVGGRERSQGIAPDGRAYSYNALFQDIVPAERIVYTYEMVLDETRISVSLATVEFTPVGDGDTHLVFTEQAAFLDGHESPARRAEGMGGLLDALGEELQSETPGG